The nucleotide sequence ATCAGTTTGTTATAATTAGCGGTTTGCGTTTCGCATACTTACACCATCACTCAAACCAGAAGTTGGGTATCGTCTATGGATCAAAATCCGCAGTCACAGCTAAAGTTACTTGTTATTAAAGGCAAGGAACAAGGCTATCTGACCTACGCCGAAGTTAACGACCACCTACCAGCAGAAATCGTAGATTCTGAACAGGTAGAAGACATCATTCAGATGATCAACGATATGGGCATCAAAGTCGTTGAAACTGCACCAGATGCAGATGAGATGTCTCTTAACGATGACAACGTCATCACTGACGAAGATGCCGCAGAAGCAGCAGCCGCTGCACTTTCCAGTGTAGAAAACGAAATCGGCCGCACCACAGACCCTGTTCGTATGTATATGCGTGAAATGGGCACTGTTGAGCTACTTACCCGTGAAGGCGAAATCGACATTGCAAAACGTATTGAAGATGGTATCAACCAGGTTCAGTGCTCAGTTGCAGAATACCCTGGCACAATTTCTTATATTCTTGAACAGTTTGACAAAGTTCAGGCAGAAGAGCTTCGCCTTACCGACCTGATCTCAGGCTTTGTAGATCCAAACGATGCGGATACTGCTGCACCGACAGCGACTCACATCGGCTCAGAGCTTTCTGAAAGCGACCTTGAAGACGAAGATGATGAAGGGCTGGAAGACGGCGAAGAGAGCGAAGATGACGATTCTGAAGAAGATACAGGTATCGACCCAGAATTGGCTCTTGAGAAGTTCACTGACCTTCGCAACAAGTATCAGGACCTTCAGCTAGCAGTTAACGAGCACGGCAACGGCGGTGCTGTTGTCGATAAAGCCTCTGAAGAACTGCTGGATGTATTCAGAGAGTTCCGTCTGGTTCCTAAGCAGTTTGACTACCTGGTTAACGAGCTTCGCACTTCAATGGACCGCGTACGCACACAAGAGCGCCTGATTATGCGCCAGTGTGTTGAATACGGAAAAATGCCTAAGAAGTCATTCGTAGCACTATTTACCGGCAACGAGTCTTCTGAAGCATGGCTGGATGAAGTTCTTGCTTCTGACAAGCCGTACGCTGAGAAAATCAAGCGTAACGAAGACGATATCCGTCGCAGCATTCAGAAGCTGAAAGCAATCGAAGAAGAGACTTCTCTTCCGGTTCAGAGCATCAAAGACATCAGCCGTCGCATGTCTATCGGTGAAGCAAAAGCACGCCGTGCGAAGAAAGAGATGGTTGAAGCAAACCTGCGTCTGGTTATCTCTATCGCGAAGAAATACACCAACCGTGGTCTTCAGTTCCTTGACCTGATCCAGGAAGGTAACATCGGCCTGATGAAGGCAGTTGATAAGTTTGAATACCGCCGTGGTTATAAGTTCTCGACTTATGCTACATGGTGGATCCGTCAGGCAATCACTCGTTCGATTGCGGACCAGGCCCGTACTATCCGTATCCCTGTTCACATGATCGAAACTATCAACAAGCTGAACCGTATTTCTCGTCAGATGCTTCAGGAAATGGGCCGAGAGCCACTACCGGAAGAACTGGCAGAACGTATGCAGATGCCTGAAGATAAGATCCGTAAGGTACTGAAAATCGCTAAAGAGCCTATCTCCATGGAGACACCAATCGGTGACGATGAAGATTCGCATCTGGGTGACTTTATCGAGGATACCACTCTGGAACTACCTCTGGACTCTGCAACGGCAACAAGCCTTAAAGTTGCAACCAAAGACGTTCTTGCAGGCCTGACTCCTCGTGAAGCGAAAGTACTGCGTATGCGTTTCGGTATCGACATGAACACTGACCACACTCTTGAAGAGGTTGGTAAGCAGTTCGACGTTACCCGTGAGCGTATCCGTCAGATCGAAGCAAAAGCACTTCGTAAACTTCGCCACCCAAGCCGTTCAGAGACGCTACGCAGCTTCCTGGATGAATAAGGCTATCAGCTATCAGCTATCAGCTATCAGCTATCAGCTATCAGCTATCAATATTGAATCAAAGGTGAGCTAAGTGCTCACCTTTTTTATGTAGTTCGCCCGCACAGCGGGGTTATTTTTCGGCAATTACCACCTTTTTGGCACTATTTAGTTTAAGTGGATAAAAACTAAGCGTAATTGCCCCCCATAGTGGCTAGACAGTTGCCCGCCCTTCCCCTATAATCATCCACCTATTCGGCCCCTTAGCTCAGTGGTTAGAGCAGTCGACTCATAATCGATTGGTCGACAGTTCAAGTCTGTCAGGGGCCACCATATTTTATAAGGCCTGAGAGCATTTTTGCTTCTCAGGCCTTTTTTGTTGGACTACCTATAGACTACTTTTAGCGATGGTTCTCAGGTGTGTACAGTGAGCTACAAGGATATGTGTCGTTCCCGAGCTTGAGCATCAATATGACTTTTGAGTAAAGCTAAGTTCTGCTTTACTTCATCCTCAACTACTAACTCTTCAAGCTTTCTTAATGTGAGGTTCATACGGTTGTACTTACGAGCAATCTTCGTCTCTCCAGACTCCAAAGCATTGAACCACCTATCTGCTTGCTTTTGTAACCTATTTATAAGCTTTATTGTCTCTAGCTTCTCTTGAGAAGCTTTGTGAAAAAAACGCCACATTTCTAGCCTCTTGCCTCGATTGCCGTTTTGAACTTGATAACTGCTTGTAGACAAGCGGAGGTATTTCATAACAGCAGTGTTAAAGGATTGCTTAACTATATGTGTAGCAGATTTTTTCTGTAGTTCAGTTAGGACACGATTTCCAACTACTTTTCCAATAATAAGATGAACGTGGTCACCTGTGCCTAAAGCTCCATCTTGGCGTTGCATGTGGCATACCGCACGCACTTGTTTGGAAAGCAACTTTGTTTCGCTCTCTGATAGCTTATAAGCTAAAACTAGTGATTTGCATACATCTCTAACGATTGATTGCCATTGGCGCTTGCTAGGGCGCACCACGCCCTTGGGGAGCGTTAAACAATACTCTACGGCAAACGAACTTAGAGGCCTTCCTCCTTGTCTGTTAACCAGCTTTTGTCGTAGACGATACTTTTCACCAAGTAATGCCATTCTATGGACAGTCTTTTCATCACCAAATATTTGAACTATTGCCTCAGTATTCGCGTGATTCTGATGGTTTTCATTGCCAAGATAATGCTCTCTTTTCATCAAACCATCAGTTCTATCACGAACTGGCTGAGTGATTACAACCCAGTTTTTTAACATTATTTTTCTAAAAAAATAGTAATTTATTATGAAATTTACAAGGAGGTGAAAATACATAACTTAAAGGTACTGCTAGATTCAAGATAGGAGAACCCTTCGGGTTCTAACCTTGTAAGGGGACTTCCCCTTAACCCCGAAATAATAATTTTGAAGTGTAAGAAATTATTATTAACATTAAAATAAAAAAATGATATCAGAAAAATCTATAGCATTAGCTAAAAGAAGAGAAAAAGAGTTACTAGAAGAAAACAAAAAAGGAAATGAAAATTTATCACTAACTGAATTGGCAGGTATAAAAATATACGAATTCTGTGTGGCATCAACATATTTAACAAACGAAGACATAGTACAGAAAAATTACAAATACAGAGCAATCTCTTCTGAAATAAAAAGAGGTATTATATATATTAACATGACCTTCTTACGTAATAATCGAAAAACTATAGAGAGGAAAGATACCTCATTAGTTGTAAATTTCATATGTAGCGAATTAAATAAGAAGGTTGAACTTGGAATTCCTCCATTTGATAAGTGCTAGTTCACGATCGTCATACTAACTCTGGAATCTATACTCAAATTTGTCTAATAACTGAGGCTCAAACTGGATTTCAGATCATATGAAAGTGCATTTAATTTAGAAATGGTGACTTCACCCAAAGAACCAAAACTAAGTTAGTGGTAGCTTGTACTTTCATTAAATATACAACTAGTTGGTTATGAATATGCATTTAACAATAAACAAACTCAAAAAATCAAACATCTTCACCGAAGAATACTTAGCTCTAAAAGAAAACAATATTATCGACTTTATGGGAAAAAATGTTTGCGTTATATATGGCCCGAACGGTACTGGTAAAACTAGCTTTTCCAAGGTCTTGGAGAAAAATGACAGTGAATATGATATTCAAATAAATGGTGAAACCTTCACTCAAAATGATGATGCGATCGCTCATATAATCTCAGATCAAAATGACCGAAACATTATACAAGGAGAAACTCAAGATTTTATACTCGGAGATGAAATCAAAAGAGAGTATATGCTTAAAGAAAAGATCAATGATAGCTTCAGCAAACTCTTTACCAATGATATACCAAAGGTTCTAAAGTCCAAATATGGTATCTCAACAAAGAACTCTCCTTTTGATGACCTTATATTAGATAAACCACTACTCTCCTTTATTTCAGACATCGCTAATACTAAGTCTAAGGGAAAAAATATAGATAGACGTAAGTATATAGATCATATATCCGCTTTAGAGAAAGAGGAGGCTGAGTATGATGAAGTTAAATTTTCTTTCTTTGTTAATGACTTTAAGAGCAAAACCTCATCAATTCGAACTATCCTTGACTATGACTTCGAGTTAAAAGGCAATGAAAAGAAGTTAGTTAAACTTGAAGAGCAAAATGAAGCCGTTGGGTTGCTAAGTAGATTTGACTATATAGAAGATTGCCTTGTATGTGACAATCATATTAACGCTAAAGATCTACTTATAAAAAAAACTGACCAAATAAAAAAGACCTCTGATTCACTAGATGATAAAGAAAAAGAAATAGCAGAAAGAATTGTGAATGGATTACCTATAAATGATCCTTTCTCTATTAGAAACAAAGTGAGACTAGCAATTACAAACTCTGACAGAGGGTATATATCAGACCTTGTTGAAGATCTTAACTTATACAAATCTATCTATAATAACTTGATAAAGAACTTCATTATTGAGACGACAGGAAACTATGATTTATCCGTAGACTTGGATGAATATGAAAAACTATTAAAAAAGAAACCTGAATTCGCTACTGAAGATATACTATTTATTGAGAAGTTCTTGAATGAGGCTCTAGATAGAGAAATAACACTAGAGAGAGATAAAGAAAACAATCTAAAGCTACTATTAGGTGATAAGGAGTTTTTAAATCACGATAGAAAGAAATTATCTCTTAGTAATGGTGAGCAGAATTTTTTATCTCTATCATTCGAAATACTTAAAGCAAAAAACTCTAAACATGAATTGATTGTTCTAGATGATCCAATATCTAGCTTTGACTCCATTTATAAAAATAAACTAGCTTATGCGATACTTAGTATCCTTAAGGATAAAAAAACTCTCGTATTAACTCACAATACAGACCTAATAAAGCTCTTAGAACATCAAAGAAAAAATTGCCTTAATTTATATTACTTTAACAATACAGTAGGTGAAAATAATGGTTTTATTAATATAAACGAAAATGAGGTGAAAATATTACTATATATTCATGAAATTCTTTCACTTCTTAGAGAAGATATCAAACACGAAATTAATGATGAAAAAGACTTCTTGATTTCTGTTATTCCGTTTATGCGAGGTTATTGCCAGATACTTGGTAAAAATGACGAAAAACAGAAGTTAACAGATATTATGCATGGCTATAAAAATATAAAGGTTAATGTTACAGACATTTACAACA is from Vibrio sp. JC009 and encodes:
- the rpoD gene encoding RNA polymerase sigma factor RpoD, encoding MTQTRSWVSSMDQNPQSQLKLLVIKGKEQGYLTYAEVNDHLPAEIVDSEQVEDIIQMINDMGIKVVETAPDADEMSLNDDNVITDEDAAEAAAAALSSVENEIGRTTDPVRMYMREMGTVELLTREGEIDIAKRIEDGINQVQCSVAEYPGTISYILEQFDKVQAEELRLTDLISGFVDPNDADTAAPTATHIGSELSESDLEDEDDEGLEDGEESEDDDSEEDTGIDPELALEKFTDLRNKYQDLQLAVNEHGNGGAVVDKASEELLDVFREFRLVPKQFDYLVNELRTSMDRVRTQERLIMRQCVEYGKMPKKSFVALFTGNESSEAWLDEVLASDKPYAEKIKRNEDDIRRSIQKLKAIEEETSLPVQSIKDISRRMSIGEAKARRAKKEMVEANLRLVISIAKKYTNRGLQFLDLIQEGNIGLMKAVDKFEYRRGYKFSTYATWWIRQAITRSIADQARTIRIPVHMIETINKLNRISRQMLQEMGREPLPEELAERMQMPEDKIRKVLKIAKEPISMETPIGDDEDSHLGDFIEDTTLELPLDSATATSLKVATKDVLAGLTPREAKVLRMRFGIDMNTDHTLEEVGKQFDVTRERIRQIEAKALRKLRHPSRSETLRSFLDE